In Candidatus Binataceae bacterium, the genomic window CTGTTACGAAGCCAACCGCGAGGCCGCTTCCTTGGGGCGCGCTTCTTGCGCCATCTCTGGAAGCTCGCGGCCCGCTGACACGTACTCGCGGCCCTCGCGCCAGGCCTGGAAACGCTCCTGGAACGCTTCCATGTAGGTATAGAAAACGGGCGTGATGTAGAGCGTGAGGAACTGCGAAAAGAAGAGGCCTCCGACGACCGCGATTCCGAGCGGGCGGCGCGACTCCGCGCCCGCGCCCATGCCGAGTGCGATCGGTATCGTGCCCATGAGCGCCGCCATCGTCGTCATCATGATCGGCCGAAAGCGGATGATACAGCCCTCGAAGATTGCATCGGCCGGCGCTTTGCCTTCGCTGCGCTGCGCGTCGAGCGCGAAGTCAATCATCATGATCGCGTTCTTCTTCACGAGGCCGACCAGCATGATGATTCCGACAAAGGCGAAGAGATCGAGCTCCATGGTGAAGGCGGGATTGAAGATCTGACCAATCTTGCCGACCAGCCACAATGTCACCAGCGCGCCCAGACCGGCTGACGGCAAGCCCGAAAGAATCGTGATCGGATGGATGAAGCTCTCGTACAGAATTCCGAGCACCATGTAGATGACGAGGATCGTCATCAGCAGCAACATCCCGAGGTTCGACGATGACGATTGGAACGCCTGCGCCGTGCCCTGGAAACTGGTGGTGATCGAATCGGGCAAGGTGTCTTCGGTGACGCGATGTACTTCCTTGATCGCCTGACCGAGCGACACGCCGGGCGCGGTGTCGAACGAAATCGTGGCCGAGGGCAACTGCCCGAGATGATTTATCGACAGCGGCCCGAGCGAGCGCGTGAACTTGACCAGGGTATCGAGCGGGACGAGGTCGCCGGTCTTCACCGATCGCACGTAGAGCAGTGAAAGCGTCGCCGGGTCGTCCTGGTATTGCGGCTCGACCTCCATGATTACCCAGTACTCGTTGGTCGGCGCATAGATGGTCGAGACCTGGCGCGCACCGTACGCATTGTTGAGCGCGTCTTCGATCTCCTGCGCGGTGACACCGAGGCTGTGCGCCTTATCGCGATCGATCTCGATCGTCACCTGCGGATTCTGCACCTGCAGATCGCTGTTGACGCCGCGCAAATCCTTCAACTGCCGCAACTTCGATTCGAGCAGCGGGGCATACTTGTAGAGCGTCGTCGTGTCGGGGCACTGCAGTGTTAGCTGATACATCGAGCGCGTGAACTCCGCGCCAATTCGAATCGGCGGCGGATTCTGCAGGAACACCATCATGCCCGGCACACTGTTGAGCTTGGGGCGCCATTGGTTGATGAGCTGATCGACGCTGTACTTTCGCTCCGAGCGCGGCTTCAGATGGGTGAAGATGATTCCGGTGTTCGACGCGCCGCCAGGTCCGCCCGAGCCGACGCTCACGAAGTAGCTGCGAACCGAGGGATCATCTTTGATCATATCGGCGACGGCGAGCTGATGCTTCACCATCGAATCGAACGAGATTCCCTGCTGGGCGAGGGTGAAGATGATGAGGTCGCCATTGTCCTCGCTCGGGATGAAGCCCTTCGGCATCACCACGAACATCCAGATCGTCGCGACGACGAGCAGGCCGGAAAAGATCATCGTCGCGCGCCGGCGCCGCATCACCCACGAGAGGCTGCGCTGGTAGTAGTCGAGCATCGCGTCAAAGCCGCGCTCGGTTATCTGGTAGAGGCGGCCGTGACGCTCACTGCCGGGAGGACGCAGGAACCGCGAACACAGCATCGGAGTGAGCGTCAGCGAGACGAAACCGGAGACGAGGATCGCAGCGCCGATCGTCACGGCGAACTCGTGCAGTAGGCGGCCAAGGATCCCGCCCATGAACAGTACCGGGATAAACACGGCCGCCAGCGAGAAGGTCATCGACAGGATTGTGAAACCGATCTCGTTCGCGCCGTCGAGCGCCGCCGTGAGCGCGTCCTTGCCCATTTCCATGTGACGCACGATGTTCTCGAGCATCACGATCGCGTCGTCGACGACGAAACCCACCGCCAGCGTGATCGCCATCAGCGACAGATTGTCGAGCGAGTAGTTCAGCACCCACATCACGGCGAAGGTGCCGACAATCGAAAGCGGCAGCGCGAGACTCGGGATCACCGTCGCCGAGAGATTGCGCAGGAAAAGGAAGATGACGAGCACGACGAGCGCGACCGTGAGCAGCAACGTGAACTGCACGTCATTGACGCTCGCGCGAACCGTCTCGGCGCGG contains:
- a CDS encoding efflux RND transporter permease subunit; this translates as MSFAETFIRRPVMTTLLSLSILLFGIMAYRYLPVNNLPNVDFPTIVVEASLPGASPETMASSVATPLEKEFSTIAGLDSMSSTSEQSSTNITLQFNLSRNIDAAAQDVQAAITATLSQLPVGMPSPPTYRKVNPADQPVLYLSLSSKTMPISQVDEYAETNLAERISMVSGVAQVQVYGSQKYAVRVQVDPKELASRGIGIDEVADAIQKANVDMPTGTLYGAHQQFTVQTKGQLTNAAAYRPLVVAYRNGAPVRLDDIGRVLDSVQDDKTAGWADGEPSVVLAVQRQPGTNTVEVVTRVLALLPQFRSEVPASLHIDSLGDRAETVRASVNDVQFTLLLTVALVVLVIFLFLRNLSATVIPSLALPLSIVGTFAVMWVLNYSLDNLSLMAITLAVGFVVDDAIVMLENIVRHMEMGKDALTAALDGANEIGFTILSMTFSLAAVFIPVLFMGGILGRLLHEFAVTIGAAILVSGFVSLTLTPMLCSRFLRPPGSERHGRLYQITERGFDAMLDYYQRSLSWVMRRRRATMIFSGLLVVATIWMFVVMPKGFIPSEDNGDLIIFTLAQQGISFDSMVKHQLAVADMIKDDPSVRSYFVSVGSGGPGGASNTGIIFTHLKPRSERKYSVDQLINQWRPKLNSVPGMMVFLQNPPPIRIGAEFTRSMYQLTLQCPDTTTLYKYAPLLESKLRQLKDLRGVNSDLQVQNPQVTIEIDRDKAHSLGVTAQEIEDALNNAYGARQVSTIYAPTNEYWVIMEVEPQYQDDPATLSLLYVRSVKTGDLVPLDTLVKFTRSLGPLSINHLGQLPSATISFDTAPGVSLGQAIKEVHRVTEDTLPDSITTSFQGTAQAFQSSSSNLGMLLLMTILVIYMVLGILYESFIHPITILSGLPSAGLGALVTLWLVGKIGQIFNPAFTMELDLFAFVGIIMLVGLVKKNAIMMIDFALDAQRSEGKAPADAIFEGCIIRFRPIMMTTMAALMGTIPIALGMGAGAESRRPLGIAVVGGLFFSQFLTLYITPVFYTYMEAFQERFQAWREGREYVSAGRELPEMAQEARPKEAASRLAS